A stretch of the Bradyrhizobium arachidis genome encodes the following:
- a CDS encoding choline kinase family protein: MRRKTQTKRDDEMSEAATIKQVEDAIAAVPGWDKTKVTKRPLVGGLLNSNWLVHHAGIDYFLKVFGVGSDSFVDRKLSNEAASRAHAMGITPRIEFFSLEKGAEVIEFLQGYRASTNADFARKDFLSSVIDLYRQFNACKRLSVTKDVFAMTDEHIEQGDALGAVRPADFEWLSCQYQRAKTAFLASGLDLVPCHNDPMPGNFMVKVSDQNQIVDMKIIDFEFASNNERAYEIGVFLGEVFVDEETTLELIEQYYGTVRQELVARVWVARAVADMKWGSWAVQQRQMSSWDFDYQKYGIWKYSRARKLFEDPRWNDWLRHI; encoded by the coding sequence ATCAAGCAGGTCGAAGACGCCATCGCTGCTGTCCCGGGATGGGATAAGACCAAGGTGACCAAGCGTCCCTTGGTTGGAGGATTGCTCAATTCCAACTGGCTCGTTCACCATGCTGGTATCGATTACTTTCTGAAGGTTTTCGGGGTTGGATCGGACAGCTTTGTCGATCGCAAGCTGTCCAATGAGGCCGCGTCCAGGGCGCACGCCATGGGCATCACGCCTCGCATCGAGTTCTTCAGCCTCGAGAAGGGCGCCGAGGTCATCGAATTCCTGCAGGGGTACCGCGCTTCGACGAATGCCGACTTCGCCCGAAAGGACTTTCTGTCCTCGGTAATCGACCTCTACCGGCAGTTCAACGCATGCAAGCGCTTATCCGTCACCAAGGATGTATTCGCGATGACGGACGAGCATATCGAGCAAGGTGACGCGCTGGGTGCCGTCAGGCCTGCCGACTTCGAGTGGCTCTCCTGTCAGTATCAGCGCGCAAAAACGGCCTTTCTCGCTTCCGGCCTCGATCTGGTTCCCTGCCATAACGATCCGATGCCGGGCAACTTCATGGTCAAGGTGTCCGACCAGAACCAGATCGTGGACATGAAAATCATCGATTTTGAATTCGCGTCGAACAACGAGCGAGCCTACGAAATCGGCGTATTCCTCGGCGAGGTCTTCGTGGATGAGGAAACGACGCTCGAATTGATCGAGCAATACTACGGAACGGTACGGCAGGAATTGGTTGCCCGGGTGTGGGTGGCGCGCGCGGTCGCCGACATGAAGTGGGGCTCGTGGGCCGTTCAGCAAAGACAGATGTCGAGCTGGGATTTCGATTACCAGAAATACGGAATTTGGAAATATTCACGAGCGCGCAAGCTGTTCGAAGACCCTAGGTGGAACGACTGGCTCCGCCACATCTGA
- a CDS encoding N-acetyltransferase → MQSDHVDAISIKTVDLEDRSRVDAILTTAFAMCPLLRWLYPEPREYLQHFKGFIEYYCGNPFSSNSGAYLNDGDKGAILWQTQGEKRDNTIMMDFLLKSVPTHRRSETEKVFETFGKYHPHEPHWYLTMVAIDPMHQRSGLGEHLLRHATGISDNAQRLVHLEATSPHAMRLYERLGWNVLTEVQVGSSPPFFPMLRQPKPPEA, encoded by the coding sequence ATGCAATCCGATCACGTGGATGCAATATCGATCAAAACTGTCGATCTCGAGGACCGCTCGAGAGTCGATGCGATACTGACGACCGCATTTGCGATGTGTCCTTTGTTGAGGTGGCTGTATCCTGAACCGCGGGAGTATCTGCAGCATTTTAAGGGATTCATTGAATATTACTGCGGCAATCCATTCTCGAGTAACAGCGGCGCATACCTTAACGACGGGGACAAAGGCGCCATCTTGTGGCAGACGCAAGGCGAAAAACGCGACAACACCATCATGATGGACTTTCTTCTCAAGAGCGTCCCAACGCACAGGCGTTCGGAAACCGAAAAAGTTTTCGAGACATTCGGCAAGTACCACCCACATGAGCCGCATTGGTATCTCACCATGGTAGCTATCGATCCTATGCATCAGCGATCAGGACTAGGAGAACATCTTCTTCGGCATGCAACCGGGATCTCGGACAACGCTCAAAGACTTGTGCACTTAGAGGCGACCAGCCCGCACGCGATGCGACTTTATGAGCGTCTAGGTTGGAATGTCTTAACGGAAGTCCAGGTCGGCAGTTCGCCACCGTTCTTCCCGATGTTGCGCCAGCCCAAGCCGCCGGAAGCGTGA
- a CDS encoding histidine decarboxylase, whose translation MLDQQHQRRIDDLFDAMNEANESFLGYPFAKGFSYEPLWRFMKLSGNNFGDPFGPETYRVNSRLLECEVIEFFARVFRAPPSEIWGYVTNGGTEGNTYGLHLGRELYPNAVAYFSRDTHCSVSKAVRLLRLEHVVVQAEPSGEIAYEDLAQQAFRSRHRPAIVVANIGTTMKEGRDDIEKIRRALHSVGVEEVYIHSDAALCGPYAQFQSPRTPFDFLDGADSIMFSGHKFFGAPIPCGVVLALKQHVQRVLRTANYVGSSDTTLSGSRSAYTAIILWYAIRSLGVEGIKRMFEQCEGLAAYTVDALKARGIGGWRNPSALTVVLPPVEECVRTKWQILTQDVSHVVVTPGTTKGQINALVEAMTIDR comes from the coding sequence ATGCTCGATCAGCAGCACCAAAGACGCATTGACGATCTATTTGACGCTATGAACGAGGCAAACGAATCTTTCCTTGGCTATCCCTTCGCCAAAGGATTCAGCTACGAGCCGTTGTGGCGTTTCATGAAGCTTTCAGGCAACAATTTCGGCGATCCTTTTGGCCCGGAAACCTATCGTGTCAACTCTCGTCTTTTGGAATGCGAAGTAATTGAGTTCTTTGCCCGAGTATTCCGAGCACCCCCCTCCGAAATTTGGGGTTACGTTACAAACGGGGGGACTGAAGGAAACACTTACGGATTGCATCTCGGCCGAGAGTTGTATCCGAATGCTGTGGCCTACTTCTCGCGTGACACCCACTGCAGTGTGAGCAAAGCAGTTCGGCTTCTTCGTCTTGAACACGTTGTAGTGCAGGCAGAGCCGAGCGGGGAAATAGCCTATGAAGATCTGGCACAACAGGCGTTTCGCTCTCGACATCGGCCCGCGATTGTAGTTGCAAACATTGGAACCACCATGAAGGAAGGCAGGGACGACATCGAAAAGATTCGCCGAGCCTTACATAGCGTCGGAGTTGAGGAGGTTTACATTCATTCCGACGCGGCGCTGTGCGGGCCATATGCGCAGTTCCAAAGTCCGAGGACGCCCTTCGATTTTCTCGACGGGGCTGACTCAATAATGTTCAGTGGTCACAAATTTTTTGGTGCGCCCATCCCTTGCGGAGTCGTTCTAGCGCTTAAGCAGCACGTCCAGCGGGTATTGCGAACGGCCAACTACGTTGGGAGTTCTGATACCACCTTGAGCGGATCGCGCAGTGCGTACACAGCGATCATTCTATGGTATGCGATCCGAAGTTTGGGTGTGGAGGGCATCAAACGGATGTTTGAGCAATGTGAGGGATTGGCCGCTTACACAGTTGATGCGTTGAAGGCCCGCGGCATAGGCGGTTGGCGCAATCCCAGTGCGCTAACTGTCGTTCTTCCGCCTGTCGAAGAGTGCGTTAGGACCAAATGGCAAATCCTGACGCAGGACGTAAGCCACGTAGTTGTCACGCCGGGGACCACGAAGGGACAGATCAACGCCCTGGTCGAGGCAATGACGATCGATCGATGA